One window from the genome of Elaeis guineensis isolate ETL-2024a chromosome 5, EG11, whole genome shotgun sequence encodes:
- the LOC105044959 gene encoding uncharacterized protein isoform X1: MHAGSEPGPTETYMMPGVGLNPHVAFVPPPGGVDYMGNEVAPEYIFNQGLNYPAANNYGYYCTGFEPPGEWGDHHGIFALDGQDLHYSGMQTESLPYVYYTPSYGYAQTPYNQYNPYIPGAVVGVDGTFTGNQQYFSSPYQTPVSSPAYIPIIVHPTLDFVPHSSADPLLFSGDASFAIRSANAGTKSAPLQASLGAAASSQTAATGSLAPASEPYQSSQWNRTTTKPSEGTQANMPQSNQPLLQDSVMRGSASTINQEGISSGLMQPTDRFSQEITFVPGPTKVAASSNDDSTNFGSNVHGWASVDTYRPRFHFNAAANNGSGSPNILVEQNRGPRTNRLKGQWMSAGSDGAELSKASARTVEGNVIINADQYNRDDFPVDYPDAKFFVIKSYSEDDVHKSIKYNVWSSTPNGNKRLDSAYEDAQRISVGKPRKCPVFLFFSVNASGQFCGVAEMIGPVDFKKDMDFWQQDKWTGSFLVKWHIIKDVPNASFRHIILENNENKPVTNSRDTQEIPYNSGMNMLNIFKSSPLRTSILDDFMFYEERQKVMLEEKYRHLGRSFNGAPYVPAFVPTNKPAGTTDLLKAREKQSVIDHSSKVLKEEPGSAAGQPPTANERQTDVMVSHPPYAGGKLRGIAIDQLPKADGEQSSVAINQPSKANGKCPTDFSNQPSKAGSAQSSTAVAQPSKADEKQLNSTFDHHVKMDGKQVMGAVDQPSKADREKQSCMVHLPPKEDGMRRKADQLSILDGSTKTKDAKSSGNSVLSSGQITIKLDSSKSSHDTTNAKPDEAGDAKSVNTIMKIGSFSIHPMGGDLKSSGVMAAETAPADVVKVGSVQIKVKGFGESFSRLTNAGTVPSESEGLKLSKQGSTADNHPPKK; this comes from the exons ATGCATGCTGGTTCTGAACCTGGACCTACAGAGACATACATG ATGCCTGGTGTTGGTCTGAACCCCCATGTTGCATTTGTTCCTCCTCCTGGTGGGGTTGATTACATGGGTAATGAAGTGGCACCAGAATATATTTTTAATCAGGGTCTAAACTATCCAGCTGCTAACAATTATGGGTATTATTGTACAG GATTTGAACCGCCTGGTGAATGGGGTGACCACCATGGGATTTTTGCATTAGATGGTCAAGATCTCCATTACTCG GGCATGCAAACTGAAAGTTTGCCATATGTATATTATACACCTAGCTATGGATATGCACAGACACCATACAACCAATACAATCCTTACATACCTGGTGCGGTCGTAGGAGTTGATGGCACATTTACAGGAAACCAGCAGTATTTCAGCAGTCCATACCAGACTCCTGTTTCTTCACCTGCTTATATTCCAATCATTGTTCACCCTACTTTGGATTTTGTGCCTCATAGCTCTGCGGACCCTTTGTTGTTCAGCGGTGATGCATCATTTGCTATCAGATCTGCTAATGCAGGCACAAAATCTGCTCCTCTGCAAGCATCTCTGGGTGCAGCTGCCTCTTCTCAAACAGCTGCCACAGGGAGTCTGGCACCAGCATCTGAGCCTTACCAGTCCTCACAGTGGAACCGAACCACAACAAAACCATCGGAAGGGACCCAAGCCAATATGCCACAAAGTAATCAGCCTTTATTACAGGACTCCGTGATGCGTGGTAGTGCCAGTACTATAAATCAG GAGGGTATTTCTTCTGGTCTGATGCAACCAACAGATCGCTTCTCACAAGAAATTACTTTTGTTCCTGGTCCCACCAAAGTTGCTGCATCATCTAATGATGACTCCACAAACTTTGGATCCAATGTTCATGGATGGGCATCAGTGGATACATATAGACCAAGGTTCCATTTTAATGCAGCTGCAAACAATGGTAGTGGAAGCCCAAATATATTAGTTGAGCAAAATAGGGGACCTAGGACAAACAGGTTGAAAGGTCAGTGGATGTCAGCTGGTTCTGATGGGGCTGAACTGAGTAAAGCAAGTGCTCGTACCGTAGAGGGAAACGTCATCATTAATGCTGACCAATATAATAGGGATGACTTCCCAGTTGACTATCCAGATGCCAAGTTCTTTGTTATCAAATCTTATAGTGAAGATGATGTGCACAAGAGCATCAAGTATAATGTGTGGTCAAGCACTCCTAATGGAAACAAGAGGTTGGATAGTGCATATGAAGATGCACAGAGAATATCTGTAGGAAAGCCAAGAAAGTGTCcggtctttctcttcttttct GTTAATGCAAGTGGCCAGTTTTGTGGTGTTGCTGAGATGATTGGACCTGTTGATTTCAAGAAGGACATGGATTTCTGGCAGCAAGATAAGTGGACTGGGAGCTTCCTTGTCAAATGGCACATCATAAAGGATGTGCCAAATGCTAGCTTTCGTCACATCATATTAGAGAACAATGAAAACAAGCCTGTAACAAATAGCAGAGATACCCAGGAG ATACCATATAACTCAGGCATGAATATGCTGAATATATTCAAGAGTAGCCCTCTAAGGACATCGATACTTGATGACTTCATGTTTTATGAGGAGCGACAGAAGGTGATGCTTGAAGAAAAATATAGGCATCTTGGGAGAAGCTTCAATGGGGCTCCTTATGTGCCTGCATTTGTTCCTACAAACAAACCAGCTGGTACAACAGACCTCCTGAAAGCACGTGAAAAGCAATCAGTAATAGACCACTCTTCAAAAGTACTCAAGGAAGAACCTGGCAGTGCAGCAGGTCAGCCTCCAACAGCTAATGAGAGACAGACTGATGTTATGGTTAGTCATCCTCCATATGCAGGTGGAAAACTGCGAGGTATTGCAATTGATCAGCTTCCTAAAGCAGATGGAGAACAGTCGAGTGTTGCCATCAATCAACCTTCCAAAGCCAATGGCAAATGTCCGACTGATTTCTCCAATCAGCCTTCAAAGGCAGGCAGCGCGCAATCAAGCACTGCAGTTGCTCAGCCTTCAAAAGCTGATGAAAAGCAATTGAATAGTACCTTTGATCATCATGTGAAAATGGATGGAAAACAAGTAATGGGTGCAGTTGATCAGCCTTCAAAAGCTGATAGAGAAAAACAGAGTTGTATGGTACATCTACCTCCCAAGGAAGATGGAATGAGGAGAAAAGCTGATCAGTTATCAATACTGGATGGCTCCACAAAGACCAAGGATGCTAAGAGTTCAGGTAATTCGGTCCTTAGCAGTGGACAGATAACAATAAAGCTGGATTCCTCCAAATCATCTCATGATACCACAAATGCTAAGCCTGATGAGGCAGGAGATGCTAAGAGTGTGAATACTATAATGAAGATTGGGTCTTTCTCTATTCACCCAATGGGGGGTGATTTGAAAAGCTCTGGGGTCATGGCAGCAGAGACCGCACCAGCTGATGTCGTCAAAGTTGGTTCAGTTCAAATCAAGGTGAAAGGTTTTGGTGAATCATTCTCCAGGCTTACAAATGCAGGGACTGTTCCTAGTGAATCTGAAGGACTAAAACTTAGCAAGCAGGGATCAACTGCTGACAATCATCCACCAAAGAAATGA
- the LOC105044959 gene encoding uncharacterized protein isoform X2, with amino-acid sequence MLGGLCCLIGVLHKTGFEPPGEWGDHHGIFALDGQDLHYSGMQTESLPYVYYTPSYGYAQTPYNQYNPYIPGAVVGVDGTFTGNQQYFSSPYQTPVSSPAYIPIIVHPTLDFVPHSSADPLLFSGDASFAIRSANAGTKSAPLQASLGAAASSQTAATGSLAPASEPYQSSQWNRTTTKPSEGTQANMPQSNQPLLQDSVMRGSASTINQEGISSGLMQPTDRFSQEITFVPGPTKVAASSNDDSTNFGSNVHGWASVDTYRPRFHFNAAANNGSGSPNILVEQNRGPRTNRLKGQWMSAGSDGAELSKASARTVEGNVIINADQYNRDDFPVDYPDAKFFVIKSYSEDDVHKSIKYNVWSSTPNGNKRLDSAYEDAQRISVGKPRKCPVFLFFSVNASGQFCGVAEMIGPVDFKKDMDFWQQDKWTGSFLVKWHIIKDVPNASFRHIILENNENKPVTNSRDTQEIPYNSGMNMLNIFKSSPLRTSILDDFMFYEERQKVMLEEKYRHLGRSFNGAPYVPAFVPTNKPAGTTDLLKAREKQSVIDHSSKVLKEEPGSAAGQPPTANERQTDVMVSHPPYAGGKLRGIAIDQLPKADGEQSSVAINQPSKANGKCPTDFSNQPSKAGSAQSSTAVAQPSKADEKQLNSTFDHHVKMDGKQVMGAVDQPSKADREKQSCMVHLPPKEDGMRRKADQLSILDGSTKTKDAKSSGNSVLSSGQITIKLDSSKSSHDTTNAKPDEAGDAKSVNTIMKIGSFSIHPMGGDLKSSGVMAAETAPADVVKVGSVQIKVKGFGESFSRLTNAGTVPSESEGLKLSKQGSTADNHPPKK; translated from the exons ATGTTGGGGGGTCTCTGTTGCCTGATTGGTGTACTTCATAAAACAGGATTTGAACCGCCTGGTGAATGGGGTGACCACCATGGGATTTTTGCATTAGATGGTCAAGATCTCCATTACTCG GGCATGCAAACTGAAAGTTTGCCATATGTATATTATACACCTAGCTATGGATATGCACAGACACCATACAACCAATACAATCCTTACATACCTGGTGCGGTCGTAGGAGTTGATGGCACATTTACAGGAAACCAGCAGTATTTCAGCAGTCCATACCAGACTCCTGTTTCTTCACCTGCTTATATTCCAATCATTGTTCACCCTACTTTGGATTTTGTGCCTCATAGCTCTGCGGACCCTTTGTTGTTCAGCGGTGATGCATCATTTGCTATCAGATCTGCTAATGCAGGCACAAAATCTGCTCCTCTGCAAGCATCTCTGGGTGCAGCTGCCTCTTCTCAAACAGCTGCCACAGGGAGTCTGGCACCAGCATCTGAGCCTTACCAGTCCTCACAGTGGAACCGAACCACAACAAAACCATCGGAAGGGACCCAAGCCAATATGCCACAAAGTAATCAGCCTTTATTACAGGACTCCGTGATGCGTGGTAGTGCCAGTACTATAAATCAG GAGGGTATTTCTTCTGGTCTGATGCAACCAACAGATCGCTTCTCACAAGAAATTACTTTTGTTCCTGGTCCCACCAAAGTTGCTGCATCATCTAATGATGACTCCACAAACTTTGGATCCAATGTTCATGGATGGGCATCAGTGGATACATATAGACCAAGGTTCCATTTTAATGCAGCTGCAAACAATGGTAGTGGAAGCCCAAATATATTAGTTGAGCAAAATAGGGGACCTAGGACAAACAGGTTGAAAGGTCAGTGGATGTCAGCTGGTTCTGATGGGGCTGAACTGAGTAAAGCAAGTGCTCGTACCGTAGAGGGAAACGTCATCATTAATGCTGACCAATATAATAGGGATGACTTCCCAGTTGACTATCCAGATGCCAAGTTCTTTGTTATCAAATCTTATAGTGAAGATGATGTGCACAAGAGCATCAAGTATAATGTGTGGTCAAGCACTCCTAATGGAAACAAGAGGTTGGATAGTGCATATGAAGATGCACAGAGAATATCTGTAGGAAAGCCAAGAAAGTGTCcggtctttctcttcttttct GTTAATGCAAGTGGCCAGTTTTGTGGTGTTGCTGAGATGATTGGACCTGTTGATTTCAAGAAGGACATGGATTTCTGGCAGCAAGATAAGTGGACTGGGAGCTTCCTTGTCAAATGGCACATCATAAAGGATGTGCCAAATGCTAGCTTTCGTCACATCATATTAGAGAACAATGAAAACAAGCCTGTAACAAATAGCAGAGATACCCAGGAG ATACCATATAACTCAGGCATGAATATGCTGAATATATTCAAGAGTAGCCCTCTAAGGACATCGATACTTGATGACTTCATGTTTTATGAGGAGCGACAGAAGGTGATGCTTGAAGAAAAATATAGGCATCTTGGGAGAAGCTTCAATGGGGCTCCTTATGTGCCTGCATTTGTTCCTACAAACAAACCAGCTGGTACAACAGACCTCCTGAAAGCACGTGAAAAGCAATCAGTAATAGACCACTCTTCAAAAGTACTCAAGGAAGAACCTGGCAGTGCAGCAGGTCAGCCTCCAACAGCTAATGAGAGACAGACTGATGTTATGGTTAGTCATCCTCCATATGCAGGTGGAAAACTGCGAGGTATTGCAATTGATCAGCTTCCTAAAGCAGATGGAGAACAGTCGAGTGTTGCCATCAATCAACCTTCCAAAGCCAATGGCAAATGTCCGACTGATTTCTCCAATCAGCCTTCAAAGGCAGGCAGCGCGCAATCAAGCACTGCAGTTGCTCAGCCTTCAAAAGCTGATGAAAAGCAATTGAATAGTACCTTTGATCATCATGTGAAAATGGATGGAAAACAAGTAATGGGTGCAGTTGATCAGCCTTCAAAAGCTGATAGAGAAAAACAGAGTTGTATGGTACATCTACCTCCCAAGGAAGATGGAATGAGGAGAAAAGCTGATCAGTTATCAATACTGGATGGCTCCACAAAGACCAAGGATGCTAAGAGTTCAGGTAATTCGGTCCTTAGCAGTGGACAGATAACAATAAAGCTGGATTCCTCCAAATCATCTCATGATACCACAAATGCTAAGCCTGATGAGGCAGGAGATGCTAAGAGTGTGAATACTATAATGAAGATTGGGTCTTTCTCTATTCACCCAATGGGGGGTGATTTGAAAAGCTCTGGGGTCATGGCAGCAGAGACCGCACCAGCTGATGTCGTCAAAGTTGGTTCAGTTCAAATCAAGGTGAAAGGTTTTGGTGAATCATTCTCCAGGCTTACAAATGCAGGGACTGTTCCTAGTGAATCTGAAGGACTAAAACTTAGCAAGCAGGGATCAACTGCTGACAATCATCCACCAAAGAAATGA